A single Lolium perenne isolate Kyuss_39 chromosome 6, Kyuss_2.0, whole genome shotgun sequence DNA region contains:
- the LOC127306943 gene encoding putative nuclear RNA export factor SDE5 isoform X2: MDLSSSLTSTSDADTSALNALLDAFSCAFSLEDIANAYCRAKGDVNRAGDFLTDLQLSMPQDNEVDPSVESNLPQISNAVEGNCMDNSKQTGTLSCIEKAAEESYVENSSQARPREKLQKSTASFGTVSSMVGKGSARAYTIPAKRASEKEKPLKVELPEYMRDDLKTDESDSAPRRETLDNRDVEEFLFSMLGEGFKLNMEVIRQVLGSCGYDIKKSMEELISFSANDLGKKPVNEEDMAVKSSFSTGSSLGSQSTSSAHSLREDKHNPRPQITPGELLESMFTAPERCEEEPKGRRYELGANRRRVLDQKPVLKPLEDISPSSTDLPVKIILGSKEPVVGDEDDYENYRKAAKQHLDMMKQYYYKAADAFRAGNKTETDYLLKEGKNYYRMARLSEEKSSGEITKSKQELKNVLCLDLRSQDAANVANLLRLHLRQLANIPSFENLRVIIGVDDGTFKMGQRRRKVEKFLEKKSVQWTEDEANPGTLLIPINQVKE, encoded by the exons ATGGATCTTTCCAGTTCACTGACTTCAACCAGTGATGCTGATACAAGTGCACTCAATGCATTGCTTGATGCTTTCAGTTGCGCCTTTTCACTCGAAGATATAGCCAATGCATACTGCAGAGCCAAGGGCGATGTCAACAGAGCTGGGGATTTCTTGACTGACCTTCAACTTTCGATGCCCCAGGATAATGAAGTTGACCCAAGTGTTGAGAGCAATCTCCCCCAGATTAGTAATGCAGTTGAAGGGAATTGTATGGATAACTCAAAGCAAACAGGAACTCTTTCCTGTATCGAGAAAGCAGCTGAAGAAAGCTATGTGGAGAATTCAAGCCAAGCAAGACCACGTGAAAAGTTGCAGAAGTCTACTGCTTCATTTGGCACTGTATCCAGCATGGTGGGAAAAGGATCTGCCAGGGCTTATACTATTCCTGCAAAAAGAGCATCAGAGAAAGAAAAACCTCTGAAGGTTGAACTGCCAGAGTACATGCGAGACGATCTGAAAACAGATGAATCTGATTCTGCACCAAGGAGAGAGACTTTGGATAACAGAGATGTTGAGGAGTTCCTATTTTCTATGCTTGGAGAAGGATTTAAGCTCAACATGGAAGTGATCCGTCAGGTGCTAG GTAGCTGTGGATATGATATCAAGAAG AGCATGGAGGAATTGATCTCATTTTCTGCAAATGATCTGGGCAAAAAACCAGTGAACGAAGAG GATATGGCAGTCAAATCCTCTTTTTCCACGGGAAGCAGTCTAGGATCACAATCCACATCTAG TGCCCATTCTTTGAGGGAGGATAAACATAACCCAAGACCACAGATTACTCCAGGAGAGTTGCTAGAATCAATGTTCACTGCGCCTGAGAGATGCGAGGAAGAACCCAAAGGAAGACGGTATGAATTGGGTGCGAATCGGAGGAGAGTTCTTGATCAGAAACCAGTTTTAAAACCTCTTGAGGACATTTCACCATCCTCTACAGATCTTCCAGTGAAAATTATCCTAGGTAGCAAAG AACCAGTTGTGGgtgatgaggatgattatgagaactaccgtaaagctgcaAAGCAGCACTTGGATATGATGAAGCAGTACTACTACAAG GCTGCAGATGCTTTTCGGGCGGGTAACAAGACAGAAACAGACTATCTTCTTAAGGAA GGAAAGAACTATTATAGGATGGCTCGATTATCTGAAGAAAAATCTTCTGGGGAGATCACAAAGTCCAA ACAAGAGTTAAAGAATGTGTTATGTCTTGATCTACGCTCACAAGATGCTGCAAACGTAGCAAATCTTCTGAGACTTCATCTTAGACAGTTGGCTAACATCCCAT CTTTTGAGAACTTGCGAGTTATTATCGGTGTTGATGATGGCACCTTCAAGATGGGACAAAGAAGGAGAAAG GTGGAGAAGTTTCTGGAGAAGAAATCAGTCCAATGGACTGAAGATGAGGCCAATCCCGGGACACTGCTGATTCCGATTAATCAGGTGAAAGAATAG
- the LOC127306943 gene encoding putative nuclear RNA export factor SDE5 isoform X1, which produces MDLSSSLTSTSDADTSALNALLDAFSCAFSLEDIANAYCRAKGDVNRAGDFLTDLQLSMPQDNEVDPSVESNLPQISNAVEGNCMDNSKQTGTLSCIEKAAEESYVENSSQARPREKLQKSTASFGTVSSMVGKGSARAYTIPAKRASEKEKPLKVELPEYMRDDLKTDESDSAPRRETLDNRDVEEFLFSMLGEGFKLNMEVIRQVLGSCGYDIKKSMEELISFSANDLGKKPVNEEVQDMAVKSSFSTGSSLGSQSTSSAHSLREDKHNPRPQITPGELLESMFTAPERCEEEPKGRRYELGANRRRVLDQKPVLKPLEDISPSSTDLPVKIILGSKEPVVGDEDDYENYRKAAKQHLDMMKQYYYKAADAFRAGNKTETDYLLKEGKNYYRMARLSEEKSSGEITKSKQELKNVLCLDLRSQDAANVANLLRLHLRQLANIPSFENLRVIIGVDDGTFKMGQRRRKVEKFLEKKSVQWTEDEANPGTLLIPINQVKE; this is translated from the exons ATGGATCTTTCCAGTTCACTGACTTCAACCAGTGATGCTGATACAAGTGCACTCAATGCATTGCTTGATGCTTTCAGTTGCGCCTTTTCACTCGAAGATATAGCCAATGCATACTGCAGAGCCAAGGGCGATGTCAACAGAGCTGGGGATTTCTTGACTGACCTTCAACTTTCGATGCCCCAGGATAATGAAGTTGACCCAAGTGTTGAGAGCAATCTCCCCCAGATTAGTAATGCAGTTGAAGGGAATTGTATGGATAACTCAAAGCAAACAGGAACTCTTTCCTGTATCGAGAAAGCAGCTGAAGAAAGCTATGTGGAGAATTCAAGCCAAGCAAGACCACGTGAAAAGTTGCAGAAGTCTACTGCTTCATTTGGCACTGTATCCAGCATGGTGGGAAAAGGATCTGCCAGGGCTTATACTATTCCTGCAAAAAGAGCATCAGAGAAAGAAAAACCTCTGAAGGTTGAACTGCCAGAGTACATGCGAGACGATCTGAAAACAGATGAATCTGATTCTGCACCAAGGAGAGAGACTTTGGATAACAGAGATGTTGAGGAGTTCCTATTTTCTATGCTTGGAGAAGGATTTAAGCTCAACATGGAAGTGATCCGTCAGGTGCTAG GTAGCTGTGGATATGATATCAAGAAG AGCATGGAGGAATTGATCTCATTTTCTGCAAATGATCTGGGCAAAAAACCAGTGAACGAAGAGGTACAA GATATGGCAGTCAAATCCTCTTTTTCCACGGGAAGCAGTCTAGGATCACAATCCACATCTAG TGCCCATTCTTTGAGGGAGGATAAACATAACCCAAGACCACAGATTACTCCAGGAGAGTTGCTAGAATCAATGTTCACTGCGCCTGAGAGATGCGAGGAAGAACCCAAAGGAAGACGGTATGAATTGGGTGCGAATCGGAGGAGAGTTCTTGATCAGAAACCAGTTTTAAAACCTCTTGAGGACATTTCACCATCCTCTACAGATCTTCCAGTGAAAATTATCCTAGGTAGCAAAG AACCAGTTGTGGgtgatgaggatgattatgagaactaccgtaaagctgcaAAGCAGCACTTGGATATGATGAAGCAGTACTACTACAAG GCTGCAGATGCTTTTCGGGCGGGTAACAAGACAGAAACAGACTATCTTCTTAAGGAA GGAAAGAACTATTATAGGATGGCTCGATTATCTGAAGAAAAATCTTCTGGGGAGATCACAAAGTCCAA ACAAGAGTTAAAGAATGTGTTATGTCTTGATCTACGCTCACAAGATGCTGCAAACGTAGCAAATCTTCTGAGACTTCATCTTAGACAGTTGGCTAACATCCCAT CTTTTGAGAACTTGCGAGTTATTATCGGTGTTGATGATGGCACCTTCAAGATGGGACAAAGAAGGAGAAAG GTGGAGAAGTTTCTGGAGAAGAAATCAGTCCAATGGACTGAAGATGAGGCCAATCCCGGGACACTGCTGATTCCGATTAATCAGGTGAAAGAATAG
- the LOC127306945 gene encoding E3 ubiquitin-protein ligase RMA1H1, translating into MNQASTTGVSDEPSSDPSKRVSGCFDCNICLDFAVEPVVTRCGHLYCWPCIYEWLRLDGEHVGASTGRPCPVCKGPLTLDSLVPLYGRGDSRSDKPLPHPAIPSRPTVQISGGSDLQQVRTEPDWLTRSPSQAHSHAGTARFNVLYPPSPLGRRGVNVMHSTAGGVLGGMAMAVLPLVLRGEVPVPSAYYSSPSALQNMSPRLRRQHMEVERSLHQILFFLFVFVVLCLLLF; encoded by the coding sequence ATGAATCAGGCTAGCACGACAGGCGTTAGTGACGAGCCCAGCAGTGATCCATCCAAAAGGGTAAGCGGCTGCTTCGACTGCAACATCTGCCTGGACTTTGCCGTGGAGCCGGTGGTCACCCGCTGCGGCCATCTCTACTGCTGGCCTTGCATCTACGAGTGGCTGCGCCTCGACGGCGAGCACGTCGGCGCCTCGACAGGGCGGCCGTGCCCCGTGTGCAAAGGCCCGCTCACGCTGGACTCGCTCGTGCCGCTCTACGGCCGTGGCGACAGCCGCTCCGATAAGCCACTGCCCCACCCGGCCATTCCAAGCCGGCCGACCGTGCAGATCAGCGGTGGCAGTGACCTTCAGCAGGTGAGGACAGAGCCCGATTGGCTGACTCGTTCACCCAGTCAAGCGCATAGCCATGCCGGTACCGCGAGGTTCAACGTCCTATACCCTCCTTCACCGCTCGGACGCCGCGGCGTGAATGTGATGCACTCGACGGCCGGAGGTGTTCTTGGAGGAATGGCAATGGCGGTGCTTCCCTTGGTGCTCCGTGGCGAGGTGCCAGTGCCAAGTGCATACTACTCCAGCCCGTCTGCCCTGCAAAACATGAGCCCTAGGCTGAGACGGCAGCATATGGAGGTGGAGAGGTCTCTGCATCAGATATTGTTCTTCCTCTTTGTGTTTGTCGTGCTATGCCTGCTCTTATTCTGA